A genome region from Corvus hawaiiensis isolate bCorHaw1 chromosome 4, bCorHaw1.pri.cur, whole genome shotgun sequence includes the following:
- the IRAG2 gene encoding inositol 1,4,5-triphosphate receptor associated 2, with protein sequence MCVLIALTLVSCAYSFQIFGKRRELMMSLKCGAKKRHRNPVDSICRKIKSIQMMDQVSNPALQIPKFQSRNFDSPQSNTKKNLEEILKGRTCRNRESPCSPLVSPDSDSVFSANSPCLGATSDPYSANTTFSILKSTERSSSPWMPPYAMESSSPYCFGSREANAQNKPCALANAEPKNVQSKQKYLTSSPNLYFFTSEKKPESAVVQPPVPKMFPSSESGGRQTLAYKAENMYDVSLICEEDLLTTIFCACDIHHTGKVAVSKIVDYLRHTTSRGSEDSGLEELCNMLDPEHKDISMDLETYQAIMGEWIEDRKRKWEEGATEESSASMEDLEFQVPRNISEAKKTHVRMNVTSGSLEAFGGDVSKGDMETSDLIACVADLQYNNQKLQEENNKLKLTLEAVDETNNKLLADNEHLHQQLKSIQHSVLKAKSLEEELEEARNNLNLSEEKREQILWQNKQLEKENQSLNIKVTSLQEEIIRNSMDTDGLQKKILELSKNAAQLQIQAHIYESTVLNKEATLIQKEQNIKELKLTIVECSSIIETLRAEKNKLLENIQHMQQELISNGLSFPLLCKFNSNIPEGLKSLHCELELAQSSEILRTEWTSLDETLDREVLLLLQGPEYAGEKFKTIMQNLQEEASEAEELVTASLEWVKDPDEDMQEAWERKLVALKQELGEKRHLWTQKLQLLEKCKDSLDKDFIRVAGNLRRTKTEQLHLRKELSARQHELETVKQLQEETAGQAEALGLELQKATKKLEDASKHAEDQVEAFHSACEEAASLKSKLEEAISEQQKLRDVNTALGSTCQFLQEKVEDQRITANALRWELLQRRLCELLCQCCAELESDYALLSTSAEHVKGKQLHCSKQPWSEGPTWYSDFPWALPSRVSHWHSSPLLDALTLEISCPNNPPGHSWDQPCRQSSGSCILDRCDAGQVSTSDVTSGECRWKICSADDYTDADLPVSITMMDSSLAEIDCGESTLPATLIPSSDHLTSAREALASSVESTAPALSCFVMEERSPKGLHERGEDVPTSAATETNSDKDPAAPVSGRSQIKKESCLVMEEHKPVFQNILKQDLEVDQGKKNNKERSEEAPAVVPSRKGSSPTAGGIKGDKTKQNEPDSPNEKEVEAEFLRLSLGFKCDLFTLDKRVKLEERSRDLAEENLKKEITNAVKMLEALAPLCEEDNQAQEIIKKLQKSLQFLSQYAARVASRAEMLGAINQESRVSKAVEVMIQHVENLKRMYAKEHAELEELKQVLLQNERSFSSLGDRDESTNKKLPSPFNFKPSSALRRVSIATVPRSAGNAGIGVPLAQFHEPDGDERTDRFSRRSSSWGRLGVKQNEKRPSLQRFLSTYSWAEYEEEHFETKNEQSELPAEVQEQPTRKESVSEKGKYPSKWTLESVYNLVSAWASHFKASFSNANKTLWVSVSILVLLAALTSFLTGLSLQRPADAAPVGTGDSWTSLQQLLWPYTGLQHNGPPPV encoded by the exons CGGAGCTAAGAAACGGCACCGCAATCCAGTCGACAGCATCTGCAGGAAGATCAAATCCATCCAAATGATGGACCAAGTCTCCAACCCAGCTTTGCAGATACCAAAATTTCAGTCCCGGAACTTCGACAGCCCACAGAGcaataccaaaaaaaacctggaagaaATACTGAAAGGGAGAACCTGCAGAAATCGGGAGAGTCCTTGTTCACCCTTGGTCAGCCCTGACAGTGACAGTGTTTTCTCTGCAAACTCACCTTGTCTTGGGGCCACCTCTGACCCCTACTCTGCAAACACCACCTTCTCAATCCTTAAAAGCACTGAGAGATCCAGCAGCCCGTGGATGCCTCCCTATGCCATGGAGAGCTCTTCTCCATACTGCTTTGGATCCAGGGAGGCCAATGCCCAGAACAAACCATGTGCTCTAGCAAATGCTGAACCTAAAAATGTGCAGTCCAAGCAGAAATATCTGACATCAAGTCCAAATTTATATTTCTTCACATCTGAGAAAAAGCCAGAAAGTGCTGTGGTCCAACCTCCTGTGCCGAAGATGTTTCCTTCGAGCGAAAGCG GAGGGAGGCAGACACTGGCCTACAAAGCTGAAAACATGTACGATGTGAGCTTGATCTGTGAAGAGGACCTGCTGACCACCATCTTCTGTGCATGTGACATCCATCACACAG GAAAAGTGGCAGTGTCCAAAATAGTTGATTATTTGAGACATACAACCAGTCGGGGATCAGAGGACAGTGGTCTTGAGGAGCTGTGCAACATGCTTGACCCAGAGCACAAAGATATCTCCATGGATCTGGAAACATATCAGGCCATCATGGGAGAGTGGATCGAAGACCGTAAGAGGAAATG GGAAGAAGGTGCTACTGAAGAATCATCAGCAAGCATGGAGGACCTGGAATTTCAAGTACCTAGAAACATCTCTGAAG CCAAAAAGACACATGTCCGGATGAATGTTACGTCAGGAAGCCTGGAGGCCTTTGGGGGTGATGTGTCTAAAGGAGACAT GGAGACCTCTGACTTGATAGCCTGTGTTGCGGACCTGCAGTACAACAACCAGAAGCTTCAGGAAGAGAACAACAAGCTGAAGCTCACCCTGGAAGCTGTGGATGAGACCAACAACAAGCTCCTGGCAGATAATGAGCATCTACATCAACAATTAAAAAG CATCCAACACTCTGTGTTGAAAGCCAAATCACTGGAAGAAGAACTAGAGGAAGCAAGAAACAACCTGAACCTgtcagaagagaagagagagcagatTCTCTGGCAGAACAAACAGCTT gaaaaagaaaatcagtctcTCAACATCAAAGTTACTTCTCTCCAGGAAGAG ATTATTAGGAACAGCATGGACACCGATGGGCTGCAAAAGAAGATTTTGGAGCTGTCTAAAAATGCAGCACAACTTCAA ATCCAAGCCCATATCTATGAGAGCACTGTGCTGAATAAAGAGGCAACCCTGATCCAG AAGGAGCAGAATATCAAGGAACTCAAGTTAACCATTGTGGAGTGTTCCTCGATAATAGAG ACACTGCGGGCTGAAAAGAATAAACTGCTGGAGAACATCCAACACATGCAGCAAGAGCTGATCTC GAATGGGTTGAGTTTCCCGTTGTTGTGTAAATTTAACAGCAATATTCCTGAAGGGTTGAAATCACTGCACTGTGAACTGGAGCTTGCACAGTCTTCTGAG ATTCTCAGGACTGAATGGACATCCCTGGATGAAACACTGGACCGTGAAGTGCTGCTTTTGCTTCAGGGGCCTGAATATGCAGGAGAAAAATTCAAGACTATCATGCAAAACCTG caagaGGAAGCCTCTGAAGCAGAGGAGCTTGTCACGGCTTCATTAGAATGGGTAAAAGACCCTGATGAGGACATGCAAGAAGCCTGGGAAAGAAAACTTGTG GCTCTCAAGCAAGAGCTAGGAGAAAAAAGACATCTTTGGACCCAGAAACTCCAGCTCTTGGAAAAATGCAAGGATTCGTTGGACAAGGATTTTATTCGAGTGGCAGGCAACCTGAGGAGAACCAAGACAGAACAGCTTCACCTAAGGAAAGAGCTCTCTGCTAG GCAACACGAGTTGGAAACTGTCAAACAGCTACAAGAAGAAACTGCTGGCCAGGCAGAAGCCCTGGGTTTAGAGCTGCAAAAAGCCACCAAGAAGCTGGAGGATGCCAGCAAACAT GCGGAGGATCAAGTTGAAGCATTTCACTCTGCCTGTGAGGAAGCAGCATCCTTGAAGAGCAAGTTGGAGGAAGCCATTTCTGAGCAGCAGAAGCTCAGGGATGTGAATACAGCTTTAGGAAGCACTTGCCAGTTCCTTCAAGAAAAGGTGGAAGACCAGAGAA TAACTGCTAATGCACTGAGATGGGAACTGCTGCAGAGGCGGCTCTGTGAATTGCTGTGCCAG TGCTGTGCAGAGTTAGAATCTGACTACGCTCTGCTGTCCACATCAGCTGAACACGTAAAAGGGAAG cAGCTCCATTGCTCCAAACAACCGTGGAGTGAAGGACCCACCTGGTACTCTGACTttccctgggcactgccctCACGTGTTTCACACTGGCACAGCTCCCCTCTGCTAG ATGCTCTGACCTTGGAGATCTCCTGCCCAAATAACcctcctgggcacagctgggaccagccttgcaggcagagctctggcagctgcatcTTGGACAGGTGTGATGCAGGACAAGTGTCCACCTCAGATGTGACATCAGGAGAATGCAG GTGGAAAATATGCTCTGCTGATGACTACACTGATGCAGACCTTCCTGTTTCCATTACAATGATGGACTCTTCACTTGCTGAG ATTGACTGTGGGGAGTCAACACTACCAGCCACTCTGATCCCATCCAG TGATCACTTAACGTCAGCCCGAGAAGCTCTTGCATCCTCAGTGGAAAGCACAGCGCCGGCACTGA GCTGCTTTGTTATGGAGGAAAGATCACCCAAGGGTTTACATGAGAGAGGGGAAGATGTGCCAACTTCTGCAGCAACGGAGACAAACAGCGATAAGGACCCAGCTGCTCCTGTGTCAG GACGAAGTCAGATCAAGAAGGAATCCTGCCTGGTGATGGAAGAACACAAGCctgtgtttcaaaatattttgaagcaaGACCTG GAGGTGgaccagggaaagaaaaataataaagagcGGAGTGAGGAAGCACCAGCTGTGgttcccagcaggaaag GGAGTTCACCCACTGCAGGTGGCATTAAAGGAGATAAAACCAAGCAAAATGAGCC TGACTCCCCAAATGAGAAGGAAGTGGAG GCTGAATTTCTGAGGCTGTCTTTAGGTTTTAAGTGTGATTTGTTTACCTTGGACAAGAGAGTGAAGCTCGAAGAGAGGTCTCGAGACTTGGctgaagaaaatttgaaaaaggaGATCACAAATGCTGTGAAGATGTTAGAG GCATTAGCTCCTTTGTGTGAAGAAGATAACCAAGCACAGGAGATCATTaagaagctgcagaaaagccTGCAGTTCCTTAGCCAATATGCAGCCCGAGTcgccagcagagcagagatgtTGGGAGCTATTAATCAG gaGAGCCGGGTGAGCAAGGCCGTGGAGGTGATGATCCAGCACGTGGAGAACCTGAAGCGCATGTATGCCAAAGAACATGCGGAGCTCGAGGAGCTCAAGCAGGTCCTGCTCCAGAACGAGAGGTCCTTCAGCTCTCTTGGAGACAGAG ATGAATCTACGAATAAAAAACTACCAAGTCCTTTTAACTTTAAG CCCTCGTCAGCCCTGCGGAGAGTTAGCATTGCAACAGTGCCCAGGAgtgctgggaatgcagggatTGGGGTGCCACTG GCCCAGTTCCACGAGCCTGATGGAGATGAACGGACTGACAGATTCAGCAGGAGATCAAGCAGTTG GGGCAGACTAGGGGTGAAGCAGAATGAGAAGCGTCCTTCGCTGCAGAGGTTCCTCAGCACCTATTCCTGGGCAGAGTATGAAGAGGAGCATTTTGAAACCAA AAATGAGCAGTCAGAATTGCCTGCTGAAGTACAGGAACAACCAACCAGGAAGGAAAGTGtctctgaaaaaggaaaatatccatCCAAATGGACCTTGGAGTCAGT GTACAATTTGGTGTCAGCGTGGGCATCCCACTTCAAGGCTTCCTTTTCCAACGCGAACAAAACCCTCTGGGTGTCCGTGTCcatcctggtcctgctggctgctCTCACGAGCTTCCTCacggggctgtccctgcagagaCCGGCAGATGCAGCCCCCGTAGGCACCGGGGACTCCTGGACGtcgctgcagcagctgctgtggcccTACACGGGACTGCAACACAACGGCCCTCCCCCGGTATAA